The following are encoded together in the Asticcacaulis sp. genome:
- the flhB gene encoding flagellar biosynthesis protein FlhB: MADEADGEDKTEEASGRKLQQARDKGDVAKSGDLPQALSLIGACAIVAMKGPELARTLTGDLLPFLAHPEQLLGSLEGDGGMGIARAVVMDIIPILLMVMGASIALGVFGNVMQTGLMFTPSKLAPDFSKLNPMNGLKKLFGVDALIQFGKTLLKLTITGVIVWMVVKNRLTDILALTAASPMLILPYVHEAVIALAIAVCIFLFVEGVADFALQKFRFLQRMKMSKQEQKEEYKQTEGDPHIKAKLRQLRMEKSRRRMMSNVKNATVVVTNPTHYAVALQYEMGEMAAPVCVAKGMDNVALKIREEAGKHNVPIIEDPPLARALFASMEVDDVIPEQHFAAVAKLISFVMAKKKRAF; the protein is encoded by the coding sequence GTGGCTGACGAAGCGGATGGCGAAGATAAAACAGAAGAGGCGTCCGGGCGGAAACTCCAGCAGGCGCGGGACAAGGGCGATGTCGCCAAGTCCGGCGACCTGCCGCAAGCCCTCTCCCTGATCGGCGCCTGCGCCATCGTGGCCATGAAAGGCCCCGAACTGGCGCGCACCCTGACCGGTGACCTCTTGCCCTTCCTGGCCCATCCGGAGCAGTTGCTGGGGTCTCTGGAAGGCGACGGCGGCATGGGAATCGCCCGTGCCGTGGTGATGGATATCATCCCCATCCTGCTAATGGTCATGGGGGCCTCCATTGCGCTGGGTGTCTTCGGCAACGTCATGCAGACCGGCCTGATGTTCACGCCGTCGAAACTGGCGCCGGATTTCAGCAAGCTTAATCCGATGAACGGCCTGAAAAAGCTGTTTGGCGTTGATGCCCTCATCCAGTTCGGCAAAACCCTGCTCAAGCTGACCATCACCGGCGTCATTGTCTGGATGGTGGTCAAGAACCGCCTGACGGATATTCTGGCCCTGACCGCCGCCTCGCCGATGCTGATCCTGCCCTATGTGCATGAGGCGGTCATTGCCCTGGCGATTGCCGTCTGCATCTTCCTGTTCGTCGAGGGCGTGGCCGATTTTGCCCTGCAGAAGTTCCGTTTCCTGCAACGCATGAAGATGTCGAAACAGGAGCAGAAGGAAGAATACAAGCAGACCGAAGGCGACCCGCATATCAAGGCCAAGCTGCGCCAGTTGCGCATGGAAAAAAGCCGCCGGCGCATGATGTCCAATGTGAAAAATGCCACGGTCGTTGTCACCAACCCGACCCACTATGCCGTGGCCCTGCAATATGAAATGGGCGAGATGGCGGCACCGGTCTGCGTCGCCAAGGGCATGGATAATGTGGCGCTGAAAATCCGTGAAGAGGCCGGCAAGCACAATGTGCCGATTATCGAAGATCCGCCCCTGGCGCGCGCCCTGTTCGCCAGCATGGAGGTGGATGACGTGATCCCCGAGCAGCACTTCGCTGCCGTCGCCAAGCTGATCAGCTTCGTCATGGCGAAAAAGAAGCGTGCCTTCTAA
- the fliR gene encoding flagellar biosynthetic protein FliR, translating to MLLLQAVQLRSSLPDTGGDDFASFFGTSAQLWVVGLIFIRLASIVLLVPGLGDPAVPPRLRLCFALLLAMMITPIVGPYIPAMPPTLGALTGIVLHETIIGLMLGSLMRVLLFTLVTTGEILSLQTTLSFAQTANPTEAQSSTSLGAFLAIFGLVMIWVTNTHHLFIRAMVDSYQIFSPVKNVMIGDAGSLMVKTLGESFVLALQLSAPVIVFALVFNIATGFIGRMMPNFPIFFAATPVSVLAGLALLALSLGTIGMVFIDHYQQYLGVFLKGARSG from the coding sequence ATGCTTCTGTTGCAGGCCGTACAACTGCGCTCAAGTCTTCCGGATACGGGCGGCGATGATTTTGCCTCCTTTTTCGGCACCTCGGCGCAATTGTGGGTGGTGGGGCTGATCTTTATCCGCCTGGCCAGCATCGTTCTGCTGGTGCCGGGGCTGGGCGACCCGGCCGTGCCGCCGCGCCTGCGCCTGTGCTTCGCCCTGCTGCTGGCCATGATGATCACGCCGATTGTCGGGCCCTATATTCCGGCCATGCCGCCGACGCTCGGCGCCCTGACCGGCATTGTGCTGCACGAAACGATCATCGGCCTGATGCTGGGCAGCCTGATGCGTGTCTTGCTGTTCACCCTGGTGACGACAGGCGAAATCCTGTCGTTGCAAACCACGCTCTCGTTTGCCCAGACCGCCAATCCGACCGAAGCGCAATCCAGCACCAGCCTGGGTGCCTTTCTCGCCATTTTTGGCCTGGTGATGATCTGGGTGACCAATACCCACCATTTGTTCATCCGGGCCATGGTCGATTCCTACCAGATATTCTCTCCGGTCAAAAACGTCATGATCGGCGATGCCGGCTCCCTGATGGTCAAGACTCTGGGGGAAAGCTTTGTTCTGGCGCTTCAGCTTTCGGCACCGGTGATTGTGTTCGCTTTGGTCTTCAATATCGCCACCGGCTTCATCGGGCGCATGATGCCCAATTTTCCGATCTTTTTTGCCGCCACGCCCGTCAGCGTCCTTGCGGGCCTGGCCTTGCTGGCCCTCTCGCTCGGCACCATCGGAATGGTCTTCATCGACCATTATCAGCAGTATCTTGGGGTGTTCCTGAAGGGAGCCCGCAGTGGCTGA
- the fliQ gene encoding flagellar biosynthesis protein FliQ has translation MTGAEVLGIGRDAIWLTIQLCLPILLVGLVVGVVIGLFQALTQIQEATLIYAPKIISVFLALLLLLPLMGSLLATFMHEIINKIAAI, from the coding sequence ATGACGGGTGCCGAGGTTCTGGGAATTGGGCGTGACGCCATCTGGCTGACCATCCAGCTATGCCTGCCGATTCTCCTGGTCGGGCTGGTGGTGGGCGTGGTGATCGGCCTCTTTCAGGCCCTGACACAGATTCAGGAAGCCACGCTGATCTATGCCCCGAAGATCATTTCGGTCTTTCTTGCCCTGCTGCTGCTGCTGCCCCTGATGGGATCGCTGCTGGCCACATTCATGCACGAAATCATCAACAAGATCGCGGCCATCTAG